The Thermoanaerobaculia bacterium nucleotide sequence ATCTGGACGAAGCGAACCGAAAAATGAAGGACCAGGAAAAGATGGCCTCGCTGGGTGAAATGAGTGCGGCCGTCGCCCATTCCATAAGAAATCCTCTTGCCGCGATCCGTTCTTCCGCACAGCTTGCCGCACGGACGGAACGGTCCGAGGCCCTGGACGACATTATCCGGGAAGTGGATATTCTGAGTGAACGCCTGACGATCCTGCTCCATACGGTTCACCCGGGCTCCGATGTTCCGGAATCCGATCTGGAACAGGTCGTCCGGGCCGTTCTTCCATCCCTTGATCGACTATTCAGTTCCAGGGCCATTCTCTATCAGGTGGATGTTCAATCCGGGCTCAAAGTGGAAATTCCTCCATCCCTGCTTGAATTGAGCCTTATGACTCTCCTGGAAAATGCCAGCGAAGCATCTTCCCCTGGAGGGGTTGTTCGTCTGGCAGCAGGTTTTCAGGATGGATCTGTTCTGATCGAGGTCCACGACAGGGGAAAGGGAATGGATTCGGAAAAACTCAGGCAGCTCTTTGTGCCTTTTACCTCAAGAAAACCCGGTGGGGCCGGAATTGGGCTCTCTCTGACACGAAAGATCATCGAATCCTACGGTGGCTCTATTCGCGTCGAAAGTGAGGTTTCCAGGGGTACATGTGTATGGCTGACCCTTCCGGGAAAGGAATGTCATGCGTGATGTCCTGTTGATTGAGGATGAAGAAGTTCTTGGAAAGAATCTACAGAAATTTCTTGAGATGGAAGGATGGAACCCAACACTGGCTCGAACCGGTAAGGAGGGGATTATCCATTTTTCCGCCTCTCATCCTCAGGTCGTTCTTCTCGACCTGAACCTTCCCGATATCCATGGACTGGATGTTCTGAAAAATATCCGCCGACTCGATGGTTCCATACCCGTATTGATATTGACCGCCTATGGGTCAATTGAAAGCGTCGTTTCAACTATGCGGGAAGGAGCGACGGATTATCTGACCAAACCGATTGATCTGGATACCCTGGCGATGACCCTTGAGCGTGCGGTGGAGTCGTACAGGATGAAAATTCAGCTCTCCTATTACCGTCGCTCCCGGGGCTTTTCCGAGCAGATCGAGGTCATCGGGTCATCACCTGCAAGTCAGGAATTCCGGTCGAATATTCAGAAAATTCTTCAGATCCTTCAACACCAGGGCAGGGACCACAATCTTGTCATCGTCGGGGAGACCGGTTCCGGAAAGACCTTTACGGCAAGATCGATTTTTCATATGAGCCCCAAAAAGGACGGGCCCTTTGTCGAAGCCTACTGTCCTAACCTTCCGGAGGAGGATCCGCTTCTTGAAATCCTGGGGTCCGACGGAGAGCAACCTCTCCTGGGACTTGTGGAAATTGCCGCAGGCGGTGCACTGTTGCTGGATGGGATCGATCACCTTCCTCCTTCAGCCCAGGTCAGACTTCGACCGTTGCTGGAAGAGAGGCGATACCGGAAGCGGGGAGGAGGCAGAGAATTTCAAACGTCCCTCTTTTTTATTTCGACCATCTCTGCAACCTCGCTTGAAAACGAAGATCCGTCCCTGTGGGATCCATCCTTTCGCGAGACAGCTTCACAAATTGTTCTCAGGGTCCCTGCATTGAGGGAAAGATCGGAGGATATCCTCGAATTGATGGATATCTTTTCTTCCCATCTGGCGGTTCGGCACCGGGTCCGGATGAAATCGTTCACATCCTCAGCCCAGACCTATCTGCTCCAGTACCCCTGGCCGGGGAATATTTTAGAATTGAAAAATTTTATCGAGCGGGTTTACATGTTATGTGAGCAGACAGTCCTGGATCGGGATGATTTGAAGTCTCATCTTCCCATGGCCATGGAATCTTTTTCCCTGACGCTTCCCCCGGAGGGTATCAGTGTTCCTCTGATGGAACAGGATCTTATTCGACAGGCTCTTCAAAGGAGCGGGAATCGATTTCGGGAAGCTGCGAGACTGTTGCATCTTACCCCCGGCCAGCTACAGGCAAAAATGAGGTCTTATCAGATGCAGACACCCAGAGAAAGCACCGGAGACATGATCGATGACGAATCGTGAACATCATCTGCAGATTTCCCTACCCGCTTCGGTTCAGCGGACCCTCTTTGGAAGCCATGACCGCCATCTCGTCAAGATGGAAAAAACCTTCCAGGTCAAAATATCCGCCCGGGGAGGAAAGGTCACCCTGCGGGGAAAAGAGGAAAACGTCGCCCTTGTGGGGCGAATTCTCATGGAGCTGAGCGATTTGATGGAGTCGGGTCATCCGCTGAATGGAGCCGATATCGAAAACAGTATCGACATGGCTTCCCATAACCACGGAGCATCCCTCACAGAGTTCTTTTCAGAGGGGGAAGTTCAACCTTCTATCATGCGCTTCGTTCAACCCAGAAGTCCGAAGCAGAAATTGTATCTGGAAGCCATCAAGGACGATGACATGGTCATCGCCATTGGTCCCGCAGGTACCGGAAAAACCTATCTGGCCGTAGGCATGGCGTGTGCGTACCTGATGGAACATAAGGTACGTCGGATTATTCTGACCCGACCTGCTGTCGAAGCCGGGGAAAAGCTGGGATTTCTTCCCGGTGATATCGCGGCCAAGGTCGATCCATTTCTGCGTCCGCTCTACGATGCCCTCTACGATATGCTGGGGTACGACAAAGTCACACAGCTCATCAAAAAGGGTGTCATCGAAATCGCTCCGATTGCCTTCATGAGGGGAAGAACCCTGAATGAAGCCTTTATCATCCTTGATGAAGCACAGAACACGACGACGGAACAGATGAAGATGTTTCTGACCCGGATGGGCTTCTCATCGAAGGTTGTGGTTACGGGCGATATCACGCAGATCGATCTTCCTCCAGGAAAGCGTTCCGGCCTGAAGGAGGCAAAATGGATTCTCGATGGCGTGGATGGTATCATGATCGTAGAAATGGACGAGCGAGATGTGGTGAGACATCCCCTGGTGCAGGAAATTATCACAGCCTATGAGAGGGCGGAAGATTCATGAAGTCAAAGTCCCTCACATGGGCCAGCCTGGAGCGGACCCGTACCATCTGGAAAGGTCTTCTGGAACGGTACTGGGTCTGGGCGATTCTTTTCGCTGCGGCCGTTGTCCTGTTGAATATGCCTTCGCTGGGGATTCGCTGGCAGGATATGCGGGAGGGAGAAGTATCGACGGAGGATATCGTACTTCCCATCGATATCCAGGTAGAAGATGTCGAAGCTACCGAGGCCCGTCTTGAGGAGGCACGAAAATCGGTAAAGCCGGTATTTGACTACAACCCCTTTATGGCATCCTCCATTGTGGATCACATATCCACCTTTTTCTCCCTTAATCGTGCGGAGTTGAGCCGGGGCGCAGAACCGATTCGAGGAGGGGGGGATATCGTTCTGAAGGATGACACCTTTGCCTTCTGTGTGGAAAAGAAATTTTCCCAGGATCTGGAAGAGACGTTAAATGCTCTGATTCCAAAGATCTATCGAAATCCGATCGTTGCCAACAAAATCTTTCTCATGAGCCTTCACTCCACAGGATATGTTGAGCAGACGATTACATCCTCACGGGAAACGGAAACCTTTGACGTCTTCAATCCGAAGGGGTATCCCGAGGAAGTTGAGGAATTTCTCCTGACGGAACTCCAGGCCGTCCGGGGGTACACCCGCAAAGATAAAGGGCTGATGAAACAGCTCCTTCTCGATAATATCCAGCCAAACCTGACCTATAACGCGCTGGAAACGCAGAGGCGAAGGGAAGCTGCGGCATCCCGAATCCATACCATCGTGAGAAACTACCCGGCCGGATCCATCCTGGTCCGTCGAGGTGAGCGGTTTGAGCGCGAAGATCTTCAGGTTCTGGAAGTTTTACGGCAGCAGCAGCGGATGGGAACTCACTGGACTCACCAGATTGGAGTTTTCTTCTATGCTCTGCTCGCCATCATCTTCTTCATCGTCGTGGTCCGGCTCAGAAAGGTCACATTGTACGGTCAGAGCCCGGATATGACCCTGGGTGTCACCTTCATTCTCTCCATTCTTTTTCTCTGCCTTGTCAAGGTGCTTGCGGCCTTTGGTGTCCGGCTTTCCCTCTCGTTCACTTCATTTCCCTTTGATCAGAAAACACTCTATCTTTATGCCATTCCCTTTCCTCTGGGTGCCTTTATCATTCAGCTTTTGAGCGGATACCCTCTGGTTGTGGCTTTTTCTCTTGTTTTTGCCCACTTTGCCTCCATGATCGCGGGAAATTACTCTATCTTTTTCCCCTATGTTCTTGCGGGGTCTCTGGCTGTGGCCATCTCTCTTCAGCGGATACGGACCCGATCGGATGTGACCAAGGCGGGGATTCTTGCCGGCGGGGTGAATGTGATGATCGTCGTGATCCAGGCTCTCACCTCGCAGACCGTCTCCGGTGTGAGCAGTCTCTTTTTCACGATTCTCTTTGCCTTCGGTGGAGGTATCCTCACGGCCATCCTGGTCAGTTTTCTCTCTCCGATCATCGAAACCATCTTTGGAGTCACGACCGATCTGCGCCTCATGGAACTCTCGAATGCCACACACCCCGTCCTGCGACAGCTGGCAATCTCTGCGCCCGGAACCTATATCCATTCCTTCAACATGGCCCTTCTTGCCGAGCGGGCTGCGGAAATAATCGGAGCCAATCCCCTGATCGTCCGGGTGGCCTGTCTCTTTCACGATATCGGAAAGATTAAACAGCCGCAATATTTTATTGAAAATCAGAAGGGTGATAATCCCCATCACCAGCTGCAGCCTGGAATGAGCAGGATGGTTCTCAGGAACCACGTACTCAAGGGTGTCGAGATCGCCAAACAGTACCGGCTGCCCCAGGTGGTTATCGATGCCATCCGCCAGCACCATGGAAAAAAATTGATGACCTATTTTTATGAGGCTGCGAAGGAGCGAGAGCAATCTTCCGTTGAAGATACAGACTATCGATATCCCGGGCCGATACCCCAGACCAAGGAAATGGGAATCCTGCTTCTTGCGGATGCCGTGGAAGCTTCGGCTCGAAGTCTGGATGAACCTTCTCCCGGGAAGTTCCGAAATGTGGTTCAAACGATTATCCAGCGAAGCATAGAAGATGGTCAGCTGGTCGAGTGTCCAATTACGCTGGATGATATGAGGCAGATTACCCAGTCGTTTTCAGAAACCCTGACATCGATGCACCATAACCGCATTGCCTATCCGGGGTATTCTTTTGATGAAGATCAAAAAGAAAAGGAACAGAATGGAAATCACAGTACTGAAGCGAAGACCCTTCAAGACCCCGAATCCCGGTAAGATCCGAGGATGGGTCTTCACTGCATTGAGTCGGATTGGAAAGAAATACAGCGGGGCAGGCTTACTCTTTTGCGGCCCCAGGACCATGGTGGCCTACCAGAAAGCGTATCGAGGAAAGGATGTTGTCACCGATGTTCTCTCTTTTCCCGGTGAAGAAGGATATCTTGGCGACATAGTGGTTTGCGTGGATCAGGTCAGACGTCAGGCAGAAGAATCGAACGTCGAATTTGAAGCGGAACTGCAAGCCATGGTCGTTCATGGTGTTCTGCACTGTGCCGGGTTTGATCACGAAAAGGACAGAGGGGAAATGATGAAGCTGCAGAGGGAGATTCTGAAATCATGAAACCTGCCTGGCTCTATGTTTTTCTGGCTATCTATTCCCTGTTTCATTTTTTTGGACATACTCTGCAGCGTGTCAACCTGTTGAAATGGAAACACCTGTTGGAAAAATACCCGCAAAGGTTCACCGTCGTCGCCCGTCTGGGAGAAAATGTGAACCTTATCAAGGCCGTCATTGATCTTTACCGCTTTGTTTTTTTTGCCGCTGCGATGATCTTTGCCGTCAGTCTTCTAGGTGTTCGGGATGCGGCAATTGGTACAGCAGTCTATTTTCTAATCATTACATTTGTCACCGGTCTTTTTCTGAGGGGAGAAGGTGCAGAGAAAGCCCTTCTCTTTCTCTTTCCCCTCATGAAAATCTTCCTCGTCCCCCTCTTTCCCTTCATATCCGCAGCGAGCCATGACAAAATCGACCTGGATCAGGAGGAGGAGCCGACCGATGAAGAAGTCAGCGCCTATATCACCCTTGGGAAAGATGAGGGATTTATCGAGCCCATGGAAGAGGAGCTGATTCAATCGGTTGTGGCCTTTTCCGATACGCTGGTCCGCGAGGTCATGACGCCAAGGACCGATATGGTCGTAGCCAAAGCGGATGACTCATGGAATGATCTGGTGCGGGCCTTTATGACCTCCCGCCATTCCAGAATTCCTGTCATTGGTGAAAATCTGGACGATGTCCTGGGAGTAGTGCACGTCAAGGATTGTCTGGAAATTGTATATGGAAACCAGATGGATAAGCCGTTACAGACCATTATCCGCAACCCATGGTTTGTGCCCGAGACAAAGAGGCTCTTTGATCTTTTGACTGAGATGCGGGAGTCCCATCAACATATGGCCATCGTCGTGGATGAATATGGGGGCACCGCGGGTCTCGTGACCCTGGAAGATCTCCTTGAGGAGATCGTAGGCGACATCGCCGACGAGCATGAAGATGATGAGAGCGAAGTGGTTGAATTATCCTCGGGAGTGTTCAGCCTGGACGGGAAAGCCCACGTTGACGTTCTGGATGACCTTTTCGATCTTTCGATTGAGGACGCGAGCTACGATACGATCGGCGGACTGCTCGTCACAGTCCTGGGACAGGTTCCGGAACCCGGAGCGGTTCATGTCCATCGAGGTATACGTTTTGAAGTCACCGATTCGGATAACCGTCGAGTCCGAAGGGTGACGGTTTCCCGCGCAAATGGAGGAGTCGGGTCATCTGCTGAACCGTGAGGCTTCCTTTACCCTGATTCAGGTGGAGACACATGACAGTGCGGTTTCTCCAGGGGAGCCCAGAAGATTCCACTTCGACAGCCGATGGTGGACCGTAAGCCGGATTCTGGATCGCTGGTACGAAGGAAGTATTGATCCGGAGCGCCCCTATCTTCTTTATGTGAAGGTCGAAGCGGGTGGAGAGACGTTCCTCCTTCGTTATCTGCCCTATTTTCAGCGCTGGCAGGGATTGCTTCTCCCGAATGAGGGCGGTGTATAATGGACGTTCCATGATCGACCTTCGTTCCGATACTGTAACCCGGCCCACCAGGGCAATGCGCCTTGCCATGATGAACGCAGAGGTGGGGGACGATGTCTATGAAGAAGATCCCACTATTGGCAAGCTGGAATCCTCCGTCGCCGACCTTCTGGGAAAAGAAGCCGCCATCTTTGTTCCCACGGGAAGCATGGGGAATCAGATTGCCGTTCATATCCATGCCTCTTCTGGTGACGAAGTCATCCTTGAAGCGAAGAGCCATATCTATAACTTTGAAATGGGAGCCATGGCGGCCCTTACCGGAGCGGTACCGAGGATTCTCCCGGGGGAGGGCGGTCTTCCCGATCCCGAAGCCGTAAAGAAGGCAATCCTTCCCCCTCTTACCTATCGATCGAAAACGGCATTGATCGCTTTAGAAAACACACACAACCTGCACGGGGGAAGAATCCTGCCACAGAAAGGTGTTTCTGCTGTTCTTCAAGTAGCCCGTGAGAATAATCTTCCCACTCATCTTGATGGAGCACGTCTCTGGCACACCGCAAAAGCACTGAATGTCCCGGAGTCCGATCTGGCGCAGGGATTCGATTCGGTCATGGTGTGCCTGTCCAAGGGATTATGCGCTCCGATTGGCAGCGTACTGTGCGGCTCTCGCACCTTTATTGCAAAGGCGAGACGTGTCCGAAAGATGTTCGGAGGTGGAATGAGACAGGTCGGAATCCTGGGAGCCGCAGGGCTGGAGGCGCTTGCTATGCGCGACCGGCTGGGGGAAGACCATGAGAAAGCGCTGCGCGCGGCCCGTCGCCTGGCTGCTCTCCCGGGAATCAGCCTGGATCTGGATTCTGTGGAAACGAATATCCTGGTCTTTACCCTGGATCACCCCCTGGGGCCCGATGTTTTTCAGCGGAAATCCATCGAGAAAGGTGTCCTTCTTTCACGACTCGGAGATACCTTCCGGCTGGTGACCCACCATGATGTTTCCTTCGAAGAGGTGGAACGGGCGGTTGACATTCTGGAGGAGATATTGAGATAATGTCTCGAATGGAACACGCGCATCGTGAGGCACTTCAGAATGTTCTGATAGAATCCACAACGGGCTCTTTCCGGGTGAAGGTGTCAGGGGAGAGCATGGTTCCGTCCCTTCGGGATGGGGATAATGTTCTGGTTCGAAAGTCCTGGCTCTATCTTCCGGGAGATATTCTGGCCTTTCTCCAGGGGGATCAGATCATTCTCCACAGGCTCCTTGGATGGAATTTTATCTCCGGGCACTGGTCATGGATTGCCAAGGGAGACAACCGATCCGCACTGGATCGACCCTTTCGTAGAGCATCCGTTGTGGGCAAGGTAGTTCAAATTGAGCGGGACCAGCATACCTGGAAGGAATCGGGTATTGCACGGTTGGGCCACTGGCTTGCAAGCCTTCGTCACTATGTCTCTTCCCGGATTTAACGCTTGCCTCATCGATCGGCCGGGCATTCCGTCCGATCTCTGGAGTTCATCAAGTCAGCCTGCGGGAGATGAGACCTTTGAGCTCCAGGTCTACGATCTTACCTTTCGGTTACGGGGTATCCCTTCGGAGGTACTTCCCCATCTGGATCGTCTCCGCATGGGGCCCAGTGAGATTCCTTCACGCCGATATCTGGATATTGATGCGATCCAAAGCCCTCATCCGCAGTTCAACAGCCCGGAGCTGACCGGACTGACCTATACGATCAACTTTGATGTCGGCGAGGATGCAATCACCTTTTTCGGCTATTACTTTGCCGCCAGGTTCTTCCTGAATGCGAAAACGTTTCAGCTCTTTCTTGCTCCGTCGGACCCGGAAACCCTGGCCCGGGATGTGGAAAACTTTCTCCGAGTGTCCACAAGCCTCTACCTGCAGTTTGAACAGGTGTTCCTCTTTCACTCTTCCGCCGTATGCACGGGGGACCACACCTTTGGCTT carries:
- a CDS encoding PhoH family protein gives rise to the protein MTNREHHLQISLPASVQRTLFGSHDRHLVKMEKTFQVKISARGGKVTLRGKEENVALVGRILMELSDLMESGHPLNGADIENSIDMASHNHGASLTEFFSEGEVQPSIMRFVQPRSPKQKLYLEAIKDDDMVIAIGPAGTGKTYLAVGMACAYLMEHKVRRIILTRPAVEAGEKLGFLPGDIAAKVDPFLRPLYDALYDMLGYDKVTQLIKKGVIEIAPIAFMRGRTLNEAFIILDEAQNTTTEQMKMFLTRMGFSSKVVVTGDITQIDLPPGKRSGLKEAKWILDGVDGIMIVEMDERDVVRHPLVQEIITAYERAEDS
- a CDS encoding sigma-54 dependent transcriptional regulator — protein: MRDVLLIEDEEVLGKNLQKFLEMEGWNPTLARTGKEGIIHFSASHPQVVLLDLNLPDIHGLDVLKNIRRLDGSIPVLILTAYGSIESVVSTMREGATDYLTKPIDLDTLAMTLERAVESYRMKIQLSYYRRSRGFSEQIEVIGSSPASQEFRSNIQKILQILQHQGRDHNLVIVGETGSGKTFTARSIFHMSPKKDGPFVEAYCPNLPEEDPLLEILGSDGEQPLLGLVEIAAGGALLLDGIDHLPPSAQVRLRPLLEERRYRKRGGGREFQTSLFFISTISATSLENEDPSLWDPSFRETASQIVLRVPALRERSEDILELMDIFSSHLAVRHRVRMKSFTSSAQTYLLQYPWPGNILELKNFIERVYMLCEQTVLDRDDLKSHLPMAMESFSLTLPPEGISVPLMEQDLIRQALQRSGNRFREAARLLHLTPGQLQAKMRSYQMQTPRESTGDMIDDES
- a CDS encoding ATP-binding protein, translated to MWIRSRLSLLFLTLFLIYLALALIFIRIYQNYESSQTAVYFINMARYEVQHYLRDLQGGIKSVDVLLEHRNRMIFIANSSHGLTEETRIKLFSFGSRDLGPEDPDLVLDLQNFQNDLSSTLITMEHRLAASAMVWPTAMGVILILVVGGTLIAIYSINQSIHIPIVRLAQRAEAIGRGNLSEPVEVGREDEIGLMARAVEAMRLDLLRLISDLDEANRKMKDQEKMASLGEMSAAVAHSIRNPLAAIRSSAQLAARTERSEALDDIIREVDILSERLTILLHTVHPGSDVPESDLEQVVRAVLPSLDRLFSSRAILYQVDVQSGLKVEIPPSLLELSLMTLLENASEASSPGGVVRLAAGFQDGSVLIEVHDRGKGMDSEKLRQLFVPFTSRKPGGAGIGLSLTRKIIESYGGSIRVESEVSRGTCVWLTLPGKECHA
- a CDS encoding hemolysin family protein, whose amino-acid sequence is MKPAWLYVFLAIYSLFHFFGHTLQRVNLLKWKHLLEKYPQRFTVVARLGENVNLIKAVIDLYRFVFFAAAMIFAVSLLGVRDAAIGTAVYFLIITFVTGLFLRGEGAEKALLFLFPLMKIFLVPLFPFISAASHDKIDLDQEEEPTDEEVSAYITLGKDEGFIEPMEEELIQSVVAFSDTLVREVMTPRTDMVVAKADDSWNDLVRAFMTSRHSRIPVIGENLDDVLGVVHVKDCLEIVYGNQMDKPLQTIIRNPWFVPETKRLFDLLTEMRESHQHMAIVVDEYGGTAGLVTLEDLLEEIVGDIADEHEDDESEVVELSSGVFSLDGKAHVDVLDDLFDLSIEDASYDTIGGLLVTVLGQVPEPGAVHVHRGIRFEVTDSDNRRVRRVTVSRANGGVGSSAEP
- a CDS encoding HDIG domain-containing protein encodes the protein MKSKSLTWASLERTRTIWKGLLERYWVWAILFAAAVVLLNMPSLGIRWQDMREGEVSTEDIVLPIDIQVEDVEATEARLEEARKSVKPVFDYNPFMASSIVDHISTFFSLNRAELSRGAEPIRGGGDIVLKDDTFAFCVEKKFSQDLEETLNALIPKIYRNPIVANKIFLMSLHSTGYVEQTITSSRETETFDVFNPKGYPEEVEEFLLTELQAVRGYTRKDKGLMKQLLLDNIQPNLTYNALETQRRREAAASRIHTIVRNYPAGSILVRRGERFEREDLQVLEVLRQQQRMGTHWTHQIGVFFYALLAIIFFIVVVRLRKVTLYGQSPDMTLGVTFILSILFLCLVKVLAAFGVRLSLSFTSFPFDQKTLYLYAIPFPLGAFIIQLLSGYPLVVAFSLVFAHFASMIAGNYSIFFPYVLAGSLAVAISLQRIRTRSDVTKAGILAGGVNVMIVVIQALTSQTVSGVSSLFFTILFAFGGGILTAILVSFLSPIIETIFGVTTDLRLMELSNATHPVLRQLAISAPGTYIHSFNMALLAERAAEIIGANPLIVRVACLFHDIGKIKQPQYFIENQKGDNPHHQLQPGMSRMVLRNHVLKGVEIAKQYRLPQVVIDAIRQHHGKKLMTYFYEAAKEREQSSVEDTDYRYPGPIPQTKEMGILLLADAVEASARSLDEPSPGKFRNVVQTIIQRSIEDGQLVECPITLDDMRQITQSFSETLTSMHHNRIAYPGYSFDEDQKEKEQNGNHSTEAKTLQDPESR
- the ybeY gene encoding rRNA maturation RNase YbeY, which produces MEITVLKRRPFKTPNPGKIRGWVFTALSRIGKKYSGAGLLFCGPRTMVAYQKAYRGKDVVTDVLSFPGEEGYLGDIVVCVDQVRRQAEESNVEFEAELQAMVVHGVLHCAGFDHEKDRGEMMKLQREILKS
- a CDS encoding S24/S26 family peptidase; this encodes MSRMEHAHREALQNVLIESTTGSFRVKVSGESMVPSLRDGDNVLVRKSWLYLPGDILAFLQGDQIILHRLLGWNFISGHWSWIAKGDNRSALDRPFRRASVVGKVVQIERDQHTWKESGIARLGHWLASLRHYVSSRI
- a CDS encoding GntG family PLP-dependent aldolase, whose product is MIDLRSDTVTRPTRAMRLAMMNAEVGDDVYEEDPTIGKLESSVADLLGKEAAIFVPTGSMGNQIAVHIHASSGDEVILEAKSHIYNFEMGAMAALTGAVPRILPGEGGLPDPEAVKKAILPPLTYRSKTALIALENTHNLHGGRILPQKGVSAVLQVARENNLPTHLDGARLWHTAKALNVPESDLAQGFDSVMVCLSKGLCAPIGSVLCGSRTFIAKARRVRKMFGGGMRQVGILGAAGLEALAMRDRLGEDHEKALRAARRLAALPGISLDLDSVETNILVFTLDHPLGPDVFQRKSIEKGVLLSRLGDTFRLVTHHDVSFEEVERAVDILEEILR